The sequence ttcttttttttctagtgtaggctagctccgtgactttccccacagcaaaaacttccgcttggaaaatactgctgtggtctggcagatTGATAAGCTGCCTTATCCCTTGTTTTGAGctgtaaatacccgctcccactccgtctaaaattaaaaaaattacggaATTGGtatcatattaatttttactaatttcctGTTGTCAGACTTATTTGACTCATGAACTCCGCAAACTTATCATTTTCTTTTACTTGTctatttgtacatatatgtatgtatctcgcGTATAAACCTCGCTAAGTCTCCCATTTTCACCCGAAGGGAAGAATGCTAGAGCGACTACCAAACTATCACTCTGGATGTCGAAAGTTTTTGAATGTTTGAGTTATgaaagatttataaaacaaactcCCAATTTATtggcatacatacttactattAGAGAATACTCGttttcaataaatatcaatctcagttttgtttcactaaaatttgtttatttgtcatttctaaataaaaattgtacagCTAAAATCAAGTGGATCTTtggaaatcaaattgattttCTCATATGGATGGATGGACAAAGTGTATAGAAATTTATGTGAAACTATTTTCATACGGATGACCACACATGTGGAATTTTGGTTGAATGAtgaatacttaaatttaatattaatatttaaattgacTTTTGAACCAACAATTTGGTAAGCGACAGATagaatagtatatatatatatatacaatatatttttttttattgtaattttttttgtttttttgttttcgttttttttgtgttttcctaTATcacttaataataattatataactAAGTTAAAAAGCAGTTTGTAAATAACTGTTGTTTACATAAGAATCTAAGACTTTTAATAAATCACAATAAAATACACTAAAAACATGAATACAGTTTAATAcagtgataaaaaatatttttgcgaaataATACATAAGTCTGCAGCCAAGTTGTTGGTGAGGTGTCGACTAAATATGGAAAATGTATCATTTCGCGCTCTCTCCAAAGGTATGAGGTTTTTCCGCCCTCACAACATAACGAATTTCCCAAAATATTGGATCTCTCAGTTAGAATTCTACTTTAATCTTCCGAACTCGTCGATTCACTCAAGCGCGCTCTTTTAGCCGCAGGCTCTTTCTGTGTTGACAAATCCGTCAACAATCGTTTACAATTGGCTGAAATGGAGTTATTGAAACTACTTTCTTGTTGCATGGACCTGCGTTCACGTTTCAACAAATCCGTATCCAAATACTGCGAAAGCGATTTACGCTTCACGTATTGCGCATCGATATTCATACCATCTCTgaacatttgtatttttatctaaaattagagaaaaacaaatttaataaataaataatttttttagattgaAACTAattcaataagcaaaacaatttcaattttaaatcatGTCAAAAAATCGTCTCTACTCACCGCATGCATTATAACACTTTCGacgaaatatttaattgtttgcgTAAGGTCCACATTCAAATTCTCTGTACGTTCGAATTCTAAGCCGATGAACCACATCGAACAGAATGGCGCTGTACAAACTGGTGGATCGCCGTTGGGCTGTGTTTTATCCTCCTCACTTCCGCTGTTATTTTGTGTGACGGCAGCGCCTTTCTTATAATCAAAACATGTAGGATTTGCATGCGCCAATGCAATATGATGAGTGCGCTCTAGATTACATACCAATAGACGAATCCTTGATTCGACTAAGCCACACCACTCTAACTGATCGTCACTGGTTTGCGATGTAACCAAAACCGCTATAAAGTGGCGGTATCTGAAAAGGAGGACAAGGAAAAGAGATGTCatttataagtgaaaataatacttagttaaatataatataaatattcgtACTTATAAAAGAAGCTGGGCGCTTCGAAGAGTCGATCCCATGAAGCGCGACCATTCATAATCTCTTCTACGATAATTTTTCCTCTGCTGAACTCATTcagcaaaactttttttgttgattccgaCACATTAAAGGTCGAGTTCTGTTGTGGATATGCCGGCGTTATAATGGGCATTAGATGGTACCTATCCGCACCGTTAACACGTGGATCCCAAACCTTAGAGAAATAAGTAATTAGCAATTGTTTAGCGATATGCAATTGTTTGCGGTTTGTGCTTATTCATAATACTTACCGGAAATCGCAAATCAACATCGACAGGTCGTTTAAGCAGTACGGGTTTTGGCCACTTCCAGAGAGACaggatcaaaaaaaatttgtgtatgaGAGTAGAAGGTGTTACATTTGGATACAATTGGCAAGTGCGCGCCACTAACATCGCCCACGTCACACCACCAAAGTAGCCCAAAGAATTGGAGTAAACTCCGTGTTCTGCAATTtcagaaacaaacaaaacattataatattgtaattatgTAACGTCTCAGAAATTTTTAAGCGTTTATACTTACTTTTCGCCCACAATTTGATGGAGCGCAACGTTAATCGGAAATTCTCCACATTCGGCACCAGCGCCAATATTTCGTCTGTCACACGACAGCCATTCAAACTGCGCACCGAAAATTGATCCAAATTCTTAAGCAGATAATCATCGCTTAGATCAAGATCATCGGTTATCTCTTTCAGTGCTAGACGCGCAAATaccaaatcaatttcaattccatcaaatttcatttttatgactGGCACGAAGGCTTCTTCCACTGAACGACATTCGGTCACTTCGGATTGGTTTTTTAGTAACTCAAAAAAGGACGTAAAAAATTCAGTGCGTTCTATGTTGCGTGGTGCGACAAAGAGTGCGACAAAGAGTGCGACAAAGAGTGCGTCAATATCAGCGCCCTTATGGTGTACACCCAAACGATATGAACCGAAAGTGTAAACTTTCGCACCGAGCTTTTCGGCAACTGCCTCGGGTACACTCTTTGCCATTGATGCAACTTTAACCCATTGTTTGGCAAGCGTATTAAGTTTAGCCAAAATCTGCACACGACGATTAAGCTCATTTTGATTCTCAAACACCttaaatggccgtaatgctttGCGTAATGCCTCTGTTCTTTGCAGTTCTTCAATAGTAGGCTTATCCCAGCTGATGGCGGATGTCAAGCCCATCTGTTTGGCGCGCTGCTGCTGTTCCGGATGCGATGCACTATTTCcgtttttgaaattataatcTGCAAAGCGCAGCCAATCCTTTGCTGAGTTGGCGACGACATTCTGTGAATGCGAACTTGAGTTCGAGAAGAAAGCGCTGGAAGAAAGAAGAGAAGCGAGTTTAGTGAACAAGTCCAACTAAGGTAGCTATAtggtatttgtaaaaaatatacatatatttaccttCTATCTGCCAATGGTTTTCGGCAAGAAATCATTCTTATTTAgttatgcaattttatttttaaacaaatttttaattttattttgaaacaaattttttgagcgcACTGAAACACTGTGAAATGTTGCACTTGCTAGTCAACCGCGTTATGACTCTAAAAGGTGTGTAAGATCAGCTTTTATGCACTGCAGAAGGGCTTAACTTGCACCACATGTGGAATTTCCACCTACCTGTTGTTGTTCCaccttttttattgttaagaatTTACGTAATAGCGAAAGAGATTATTTTCAGCGATGAGACACTTAAAAATCCCGAATCCTTTTCTTTGTTCAATTAAGGACGAAACTGTAACTCAGCCATTTACTTTTCAAACCAGTCTTTTGTGTGTggtcaaacacatacatacatatgtgtgtatgtgtagacTACGCGCTTTTCGTTTCATTAAAAACCATCATTAAAAATCAGACtcatagaaatttaatttgctttgcctttatttatttgtttacatgtGGACCCCCTTTTCTAGAAATTTTGGGTGTGTCTATTcgtagaaatatttaaaactaggAAATACCAAACGTACGTTGCTACGCCCTAAACAATaaacagtttgaaattttcatttgttgttCAATGCTTATGCCAATATAATTTTTACCgggttttgcaatttttcagagCAAATTAATgctaaaatacaaggtggccaTCCGAAAAGTAGAGCACttaggcccttattatgagcaacattcgatcttcgactgtagtcgaaagtgctgatcgaacgaattttcatttggtattatggtgctcattcgttgaagaataggactattgtgaatttcgatcgctcgacgcatttacaatagataatttttctcagctgatacagcaaatcaaaataaaagaaaaaccgattgtgttgaaattctttgctaacaacatttttaaaagttaaaaaaagtattttttgtgaaaatgagtacaacggagttgtggttcgacgattcatcggacgatgaaagattagtgaactagctagaagtagaaaacagttgaggggcgcatccaactccctagaaatggcttccactgagtaagtttagaattttcaaaatgtgttgacgtacttaatattacagaaatttccgtacagatttttatagaactttagattatctaaagaggcgtttatgaacctactgtccagtacagaaaaccagttgcagcagtgcacccgagccaaatccattccaaatatattaaagctagccacagttctgcgattttgtgctcagggatcgtaccaattgagtattggtaatgaaggtatgctaggacttgctcaacccgctgtgtacgatgatgctgaagattttgaagtggagtcaaataacggagaagtagaaaacataagaaatgaaattttgagaatattatagaaaaatctaaaaagtattaaatagaaacctttacgccacagtttctgttttatttttgttataaattttctttattcaattattcgtcattcgaaaaaaatatgtatttcagttcctctacgtatttcagctcATACccatgaagcaataattaaaggtgatgtaagtagcctaatttcaccctgtgttagccatcttgaagctacttaataaatccgtgttgtcctcttggaaaagctactttttattttagagcaaattctaaagaaaaagtactcaaaagagTAGAAATTAAAACGTTTGCTGAAAAAGTAAGCAGGCAATACTGTTTTGCCTATTCCATTTTGCTTAGACTTTCGCATCTTTCAATTCTATTGAaagttctgtgaaaatcattgTTTCAATGTTGCCTTTTCAAAGAGGCATACAACTAAGCAACAAGTCCCTCAGGGACTTACATCGTTATGTTCAGGAAAAGTACTGCTTTCAGTACATTCTGACTTATCGATTAAATCAGGATGTACTGGAGCATTTTTTCGGGGCGATGCGTGCCAAAGGCGGGTTGTATGACAATCCTAGtcctatgaaatttaaatatagaTTACGAAGATATTTATTAGGTGAatgaatgcatatatgtattacTCATTTCTGAATAACTTAACGCTTTCTATTAACAGCAcgaaatacttcaatattagTTGATCGTGGCAATGTTGAGGCCGACGAAACTAGCGGGCTCCGTCTCAATGATACTTCTTTAGAAACTTTACAAAGTTTGCTAACAGAAGATGAGATAGTTTTAGACGACTCTCTCTTCGCCAACGATTCATTAAATGAGGACGCTGACTTTGATAGCTTACACGAAGATGCCCTTGAATATATTGCCGGTTACATAATACGCAAATTAAAGTTAACCGATTGTTCATGCAATGAGCCTACATTTACTTGGGTTGGCACTTTATCTAAGGGCGGATTAGTAAATGTTGGAATCAGCGTTTAACCAGTTCAACGGCAGGAAGCTTTACGGTGGGatatcatttttacaaaaattgttcacattAAGTGAAAACGTGAGTTTACGCGATGatgttaaacgatttttttaaatgccggatGCACTTTCGAATAAAGCCTCTTAACCGGTGCAATAAACAAAATGAGCATTCGATAAGATAATTGTAAGTAAAGTATGCAATGCTTTGGGCGTCTACTTGTGTTTctgcgtatatataaatttatctttttttaacgCAGATTTTATACTTGTAACTTTGCACGTAATctcgttaaaaaatcaaatgtatgaTTAGCGGACATGACgaaataaaagtggtttttcctcGTTAAAAGTTTCCACTATTctcaagttgttttatttattacttcagtGTAGGTTTACAAGTGGCACTTATAGATTCCAATCCGATGCAtggtcaaaatacatatatattatatatatgacacaaatccatgggaatagttaagttaaaaacataaataattaagtaccacttaaaaaataacataaaattattatatggcttacaacgacctttttcaattttttactacattttcaaaaaagggATAAACTTATGCCCTTTTCCCCCTtgcttccaaattgcatcagtggattaagtagcatccgaaatcagttgtcaaactttacttaaccttgtataattgaatcatggctcATACctaccaagggaaaataaaaatgtatttctataaacatcacaaaaacaaaccattattaagcttaatcccttttgctgccgttctcactggtggtcccaagcaattcagctccgttgtaaattcctaccattttttttgctgcttgaactttggtgcaaatcccttttgcgaattgtggattcgcctttctaattgttgtttggtactcacgactttcgacctgcataaaattaacaaaattagtatatatttattatttggttactataaaaccataaataatcgcaaacaacttacactttaacaaattttcccacaatacgctacacgatcgaaagcaaaattgcattcgactctaaattcggtaaacaacgaaaatttcgatagggttgcaccgctcataataccaaattgacattcgattttcgatcttcgacaaccagcgaatatcgaagatcgaatgtaactcataataggggccttaGTTTCTGGGACCGCGGGCGAAACTTGCGCTAGTGCCTAAGACGAAATAGCCAACGTGCTCCCCTACTGTAGTTGGTGTTGGTGTAGCGGCATGAACATTCCCCACACATGTAAGGGGAATgtacagaaacaaaaataaatttatttggaaataatGTTGAACGAAACGTCAAACGTCTTAAGGATAAGAGTTCTTACCGCaatccacaaaaaaaatagaaaaacagtgAAACACGGTTGCGGCAGCGTAATGATCTGGGGATGCTTCTCTTGGTATGGAGTAGAACCTTCTCCcctcataacaaataaaatggaCAAGTATACATACAACGGCATACTTCATGAAGTGATGCCATCATTTGCCAAGTCCCGGCTTTTGTCTAAAACTAACTACGTACAAGATCCCTATCCGGCCAATCTTAACGCATGGATGTGAGGTATAGATTCTTAAAGTTGCTGACTGCGCACTGATTGCtagcatagaaaaaaaatgttaacaacgATTTTTGGGCAAATAggaatggatgatggtacctatagaatACGAGACAATTCCGAACTAAACGAACgtcagaacgagacagctgtgcgttttgttaaagcgcaggTCATAAGATGGTTAAGTCATGTTACCCGTATGCCTGCTGACTGTGCCGTGAAGAGAGGCAAAGACAGATCGAGGAACCGATGAATTTTGTGCAGGAGTTTACTTCAGAGGCGTTTCAAGTACTCAGCATTGAAAaggatttttgtttctttttttaagaacttgagCTTTTCGAACCACTTTTCCTACTTGACCTGACAGCAAAGTAGGTAAGCAGAAGAGTACTCGTTACTTTCAAATCTCGCTTTTGTAGATAGTCAAAAATGTCGCAGCTGCACTCAATCACATAGACAGCACGGCTTCAATCTATACTGAGTTCCGGCATATCGTGATGATGCTTTGAAAAATCGAGAATCTCAAGTGGGACGATAACGGATGGGGCAGAGTTTAAGGAATCGAATCacgcaaattttattatttctttagcaAAAGGTTTTAAACGCAACAATGCAGGTATTAAGCTAGAAGCTCTCAGGAATAGACTGATGTTATTAGTTAACTTTACGTTCAATCAAAGCTAACAAATAGGTACACATTTGCTTTACTTAGTTGGTATATTTTCCAATCAAACattaaaatgtttacttaaCATAGTAATTCTTTAATAATAGAACTGCTTATTTAACGGATTCGGGAAATATTGGCAACAAgacacgcatagaccttttggtccctagcgaagatggagaccgacctctatgaataccgacagtagacatcatgtaggatgtcatggcgaatctaagcagcgctgggagatccgcttttgagacgtcctcgagaccctcaaacaatggggctccaaGGCATTTTAaaggcgtttttaataatgccggacaaatgcacagaaggtgttctaaagtttcctcaacatcctctctgaatTTCCTGcctttgtccgtgttagcaatccctatcttgtacgcatgtgcagtcaaaagattatgacctgttagcatacctatggtagttctgcagtcctttcgcgagagcgtaagtacgaattgagtcagttttttgtcgttagttctacacatgacttgtgctgttttgcatgtggtcagattagtccacctagcttccactcgccttttcatgtagtcgtccattttattgtatattgtattgtatttatttagcggttatggtatgtcgttctcttgttcaaaaggtagtcactttttgctatctcatctactatttcgttccccataatacctttgtgaccaggtacccagtagatatgcagcctactgtttgcggctagcctttctatggcctccctgctccgtcgaacatttttggatttaatacaatatgagcttattgcttttattgactgtccacgtatatattaattgttgagttcttttttttctagtgtaggctagctccgtgactttccccacagcaaaaacttccgcttggaaaatactgctgtggtctggcagcttgataagCTGCCTTATCCCTTGTTTTGAGctgtaaatacccgctcccactccgtctaaaattaaaaaaattacggaATTGGtatcatattaatttttactaatttcctGTTGTCAGACTTATTTGACTCATGAACTCCGCAAACTTATCATTTTCTTTTACTTGTctatttgtacatatatgtatgtatctcgcGTATAAACCTCGCTAAGTCTCCCATTTTCACCCGAAGGGAAGAATGCTAGAGCGACTACCAAACTATCACTCTGGATGTCGAAAGTTTTTGAATGTTTGAGTTATgaaagatttataaaacaaactcCCAATTTATtggcatacatacttactattAGAGAATACTCGttttcaataaatatcaatCTCAGTTTTGCTtcactaaaatttgtttatttgtcatttctaaataaaaattgtacagCTAAAATCAAGTGGATCTATAGAAATCAAATTGATTTTCTCATATGGATGGATGGACAAAGTGTATAGAAATTTATGTGAAACTATTTTCATACGTATGACCACACATGTGGAATTTTGGTTGAATGAtgaatacttaaatttaatattaatatttaaattgacTTTTGAACCAACAATTTGGTAAGCGACAGATagaatagtatatatatatatacaatatattttttttttattgtaattttttttgtttttttgttttcgttttttttttttgtgttttcctaTATCACTTaataatcactacatattataaaacaaagtcgctttttctgtccctatgtccccgtatacgcttaaatctttaaaacgacgcaacggattttgatgcggtttttttttaaagatagattgattgaagaggaaggtttatatctatataatgtgaagaaatatataaagggggcgtggcaatcggtcaaaatgtggcaaaaaaacatattttttttgttttcacggccataaatcataaacgaatcaaccaattaaaatgaaactttcttagagtttaactttgaaatatttactttcgttctgcataaaaaaaaaattgatatatttgttatttaaccaaaattgtttaaacaagagcagctctttttccaaaaaaagctgtttgtgtgtttgttcgctgccaaccgaatgaagcaacaggcgttaagcgataatctcaccacacctcattaatgttgaattacatcgtatggtgaagtatgtatgtatgtatttacgaatcgctcgcattatttcatttcggacgtatgtactgaattccatgtaattatatgcacatacaattttacagcgaaataaaacgctattttcacgttctatattagtaattcccacataattaacacgttccctgtccgctgagccatatatggttcaggaaacgtgcgcctgataagcactgatacgttcctgagccatatgtgcgtcagggggtatataaaccacatgtgtttcatgaacgtgcagaagcaaaaatgtccctctacgctcatggaccatatgtgtttcaggtagaaataccctacatccgttttttttaattattagttttacagcgaaataaaacgctattttcacgttctatattagtaaatcccacataattaacacgttccctgtccgctgagccacatatggttcaggaaacgtgcgcctgataagcactgatacgttcctgagccatatgtgcgtcagggggtatataaaccacatgtgtttcatgaacgtgcagaagcaaaaatgtccctctacgctcatggaccatatgtgtttcaggtagaaataccctacatccgttttttttaattattagttttacagcgaaataaaacgctattttcacgttctatattagtaaatcccacataattaacacgttccctgtccgctgagccacatatggttcaggaaacgtgcgcctgataagcactgatacgttcctgagccatatgtgcgtcagggggtatataaaccacatgtgtttcatgaacgtgcagaagcaaaaatgtccctctacgctcatggaccatatgtgtttcaggtagaaataccctacatccgttttttttaattattatctatactaatattataaagaggaaaactttgtttgtttgtttgtttgtaatgaataggctcaataactactggaccgattttaaaaattctttcaccattcgaaagctacatcatccacgagtaacatggattatattttattttggaaatagggctcgagatataggtcaaaacgtggacccgggtaaccttcggatgtgtatgtacaatatgggtatcaaatggaagctgttggtgaatgctttagtccagagtatttttcaagccgctccgtgactagggtctcgagatagagaccaaagcgcggaccctagaatgtgtttgtacaatatggatatcaaattgaagctgttggtgaatgctttagtacagagtatttttcatgccgctccgtgactggggtctcgagatataggtcaaaacgtggacccgggtaacctttggttgtgtatgtacaatatgggtatcaaatggaagctgttggtgaatgctttagttcagagtatttccatccgctccgtgactagggtctcgagatagaaaccaaaacgtggaccctagaatgtgtttgtacaatatggatatcaaatgaaagctgttgataagtgctttaatacggggtaatttacatacctattgatgactaggggctggaaatatatgccaaaacgtggacccgccgtgtctttgcaccgaattaaaccaaacttacacacattgttaaggaggtattgaagatggtttccgtatagtttggatacctattggtagatagggtctcgagatataggtcaaaacgtggacaaatggaagctgttggtgaatgctttagttcagagtatttccatccgctccgtgacaagggtctcgagatagaccaaaacgtggaccctagaatgtgtttgtacaatatggatatcaaatgaaagctgttgataagtgctttaatacggggtaattttcatacctattgatgactagggtctcgaaatatatgccaaaacgtggacccgccgtgtctttgcaccgaattaaagcaaacttacacacattgttaagtaggtattgaagatgatttccgtatagtttgaatacctattggtagatagggtctcgagatataggtcaaaacgtggactcgggtaaccttcggacgtgtatgtacaatatgggtatcaaatggaagctgttgataagtgctttaatacggggtaattttcatgcctattgatgactagggtctcgaaatatatgccaaaacgtggacccgccgtgtctttgcaccgaattaaaccaaacttacgcacattgttaagtaagtattgaaaatgggtttcgtaaagtttggttgtaattcggagcagtggcaacgggtacagcgttcttttgaaccagccataatgtcgcttacttttttaacgcttggggcggaactgaactgtcaaattgacagtgtgagttacaatgtgtcaatatttctttctgatttggatgtcataaggaaaaaacgtaagtgcaacatgtaaaaattgtttgtgaatttttttggagtggattttggaacagtgaataatttcttacgaaattttagaatttaatgtgatatccgaatgaaattatgtgttcgtggaaaaaaaaatttttttcgtttttttttttttgaaaaatataaatggataatggttaaaaaagctccaatgcttaataaaacatataaattgaaacgacaaattcatggatgatcaggaaaaaagacgattgtttattcatatgcgatgatttgaaatttaaaaacaatcttcttttttcctgattttcaatttatattttatatttactcaaaaacaaatagaaaaacaaaaaatattgtttatgccaaagcgcttgaataaagaataaagaaataaataatatgaaaatcatatattttctgttctaaaccatatctattctattttagtgtgcccagcgaagggggccgggtttgctagtaattATATAACTAAGTTAAAAAGCAGTTTGTAAATAACTGTTGTATACATAAGAATCTAAGACTTTTAATAAATCACAATAAAATACACTAAAAACATTAATAcagtgataaaaaatattttagcgaAATAATACATAAGTCTGCAGCCAAGTTGTTGGTGAGGTGTCGACTAAATATGGAAAATGTATCATTTCGCGCTCTCTCCAAAGATATGAGGTTTTTCCGCCCTCACAACATAACGAATTTCCCAAAATATTGGATCTCTCAGTTAGAATTCTACTTTAATCTTCCGAACTCGTCGATTCACTCAAGCGCGCTCTTTTAGCCGCAGGCTCTTTCTGTGTTGACAAATCCGTCAACAATCGTTTACAATTGGCTGAAATGGAGTTATTGAAACTACTTTCTTGTTGCATGGACCTGCGTTCACGTTTCAACAAATCCGTATCCAAATACTGCGAAAGCGATTTACGCTTCACGTATTGCGCATCGATATTCATACCATCTCTgaacatttgtatttttatctaaaattagagaaaaacaaatttaataaataaatattttttttagattgaAACTAattcaataagcaaaacaatttcaattttaaatcatGTCAAAAAATCGTCTCTACTCACCGCATGCATTATAACACTTTCGacgaaatatttaattgtttgcgTAAGGTCCACATTCAAATTCTCTGTACGTTCGAATTCTAAGCCGATGAACCACAT is a genomic window of Anastrepha ludens isolate Willacy chromosome 6, idAnaLude1.1, whole genome shotgun sequence containing:
- the LOC128866971 gene encoding poly(A) polymerase type 3-like, whose product is MISCRKPLADRSAFFSNSSSHSQNVVANSAKDWLRFADYNFKNGNSASHPEQQQRAKQMGLTSAISWDKPTIEELQRTEALRKALRPFKVFENQNELNRRVQILAKLNTLAKQWVKVASMAKSVPEAVAEKLGAKVYTFGSYRLGVHHKGADIDALFVALFVALFVAPRNIERTEFFTSFFELLKNQSEVTECRSVEEAFVPVIKMKFDGIEIDLVFARLALKEITDDLDLSDDYLLKNLDQFSVRSLNGCRVTDEILALVPNVENFRLTLRSIKLWAKKHGVYSNSLGYFGGVTWAMLVARTCQLYPNVTPSTLIHKFFLILSLWKWPKPVLLKRPVDVDLRFPVWDPRVNGADRYHLMPIITPAYPQQNSTFNVSESTKKVLLNEFSRGKIIVEEIMNGRASWDRLFEAPSFFYKYRHFIAVLVTSQTSDDQLEWCGLVESRIRLLVCNLERTHHIALAHANPTCFDYKKGAAVTQNNSGSEEDKTQPNGDPPVCTAPFCSMWFIGLEFERTENLNVDLTQTIKYFVESVIMHAIKIQMFRDGMNIDAQYVKRKSLSQYLDTDLLKRERRSMQQESSFNNSISANCKRLLTDLSTQKEPAAKRARLSESTSSED